In one Nocardioides sp. NBC_00368 genomic region, the following are encoded:
- the mnmA gene encoding tRNA 2-thiouridine(34) synthase MnmA translates to MRVVAAMSGGVDSAVAAARAKEAGHDVTGVHLALSRNPASYRTGARGCCTIEDANDARRAADVIGIPFYVWDLSDRFHEDVVEDFMSEYAEGRTPNPCLRCNEKIKFAAVLDRALALGFDAVATGHYATLRQGADGLVELHRAVDAGKDQSYVLGVLDQAQLEHSLFPLGDTPKPLVREEAARRGLLVADKPDSHDICFVADGDNAGWLREKLGDRAPNESGPIVDETGEVLGEHQGTYAYTIGQRKGLRLGKPAPDGKPRFVLDIEPVSGTVTVGPREHLAVDGLSGIRPRWAGRAPEGVLEGTVQLRAHGDEHRARVTVIPTGSSTDAEVEIELLDPAYGIAPGQAAVIYDGTRVVGSATISTTRRAALA, encoded by the coding sequence ATGAGAGTCGTCGCCGCCATGTCCGGGGGAGTGGACTCCGCCGTCGCCGCCGCGCGCGCGAAGGAGGCGGGCCACGACGTCACCGGCGTCCACCTGGCGCTCTCCCGCAACCCGGCGTCCTATCGCACCGGCGCACGCGGGTGCTGCACGATCGAGGACGCCAACGACGCCCGCCGCGCCGCCGACGTGATCGGCATCCCGTTCTACGTCTGGGACCTGTCCGACCGCTTCCACGAGGACGTGGTCGAGGACTTCATGTCGGAGTACGCCGAGGGGCGCACCCCCAACCCGTGCCTGCGCTGCAACGAGAAGATCAAGTTCGCCGCCGTGCTGGACCGGGCGCTCGCGCTCGGCTTCGACGCGGTCGCGACCGGTCACTACGCCACGCTTCGCCAGGGTGCCGACGGGCTGGTCGAGCTGCACCGTGCCGTCGACGCCGGCAAGGACCAGTCCTACGTGCTGGGGGTCCTCGACCAGGCGCAGCTGGAGCACTCGCTGTTCCCGCTGGGGGACACCCCCAAGCCGTTGGTACGCGAGGAGGCCGCTCGCCGCGGCCTGCTCGTCGCCGACAAGCCCGACTCCCACGACATCTGCTTCGTCGCCGACGGCGACAACGCCGGCTGGCTGCGCGAGAAGCTGGGCGACCGGGCACCCAACGAGTCCGGGCCGATCGTCGACGAGACCGGTGAGGTCCTGGGCGAGCACCAAGGGACGTACGCCTACACGATCGGACAGCGCAAGGGGCTCCGCCTCGGCAAGCCCGCGCCCGACGGGAAGCCCCGGTTCGTGCTCGACATCGAGCCGGTCTCCGGCACCGTCACCGTCGGTCCCAGGGAGCACCTGGCCGTCGACGGACTCTCCGGGATCCGGCCGCGCTGGGCCGGGCGTGCGCCCGAGGGCGTCCTCGAGGGCACCGTCCAGCTGCGCGCGCACGGAGACGAGCACCGGGCGCGGGTGACCGTGATCCCGACCGGCTCGAGCACCGATGCGGAGGTCGAGATCGAGCTGCTCGACCCGGCCTACGGCATCGCGCCGGGCCAGGCCGCGGTCATCTACGACGGCACCCGCGTCGTCGGCTCGGCCACCATCTCCACGACCCGCCGGGCGGCGCTCGCGTGA
- a CDS encoding methionine synthase, producing MRATGVGSLPGEDYAEACRIVLGELTDLPHLPELPARGAIANMTGRTLAVLDGLDADLQPAGWRLTGTSGSAGVDHRRARSLLAQDLDTVEELVQDSPLTSGGGAFKIQVAGPWTLAATVERPRGDKLLADHGARRDLAQALAEGVRTHIRDVRRRLPGADTLVVQVDEPALSAVLNAQVPTASGFGKHRSIDLPEASQSLEWVLGAIAEEGAVPWVHSCAPGTPLGLLRKAGAKGIGVDLTQLTAADHDDLATVLEAGDTVALGVVPSIAPAGTTPTDKTVTETVERWLDMLGLDAAYDIVLTPSCGLAGADWRWARTALRILTESARHLA from the coding sequence GTGAGGGCGACCGGAGTCGGTTCGCTGCCGGGAGAGGACTACGCAGAGGCCTGCCGGATCGTGCTCGGCGAGCTGACCGACCTGCCGCACCTTCCCGAGCTTCCGGCGCGCGGCGCGATCGCGAACATGACCGGCCGGACGCTGGCCGTCCTCGACGGGCTCGACGCCGACCTGCAGCCCGCGGGCTGGCGGCTGACCGGCACCTCCGGCTCCGCCGGCGTCGACCACCGGCGCGCCCGGAGCCTGCTCGCGCAGGACCTCGACACCGTCGAGGAGCTGGTCCAGGACTCCCCGCTCACCTCCGGCGGCGGCGCCTTCAAGATCCAGGTCGCCGGCCCGTGGACCCTGGCCGCCACCGTCGAGCGGCCGCGCGGCGACAAGCTCCTCGCCGACCACGGTGCCCGGCGTGATCTGGCGCAGGCGCTCGCCGAGGGCGTACGCACCCACATCCGAGACGTACGCCGCCGCCTCCCCGGCGCGGACACGCTGGTCGTCCAGGTCGACGAGCCCGCGCTGAGCGCCGTGCTCAACGCCCAGGTGCCGACCGCCTCCGGCTTCGGCAAGCACCGCAGCATCGACCTCCCCGAGGCCTCCCAGTCGCTCGAGTGGGTGCTCGGCGCGATCGCCGAGGAGGGCGCGGTCCCGTGGGTGCACTCCTGCGCGCCCGGCACCCCGCTCGGCCTGCTCCGCAAGGCCGGGGCGAAGGGGATCGGCGTCGACCTGACCCAGCTCACCGCCGCCGACCACGACGACCTCGCCACCGTCCTGGAGGCCGGCGACACGGTCGCGCTCGGAGTGGTCCCCTCGATCGCGCCGGCCGGCACCACGCCCACCGACAAGACGGTCACCGAGACCGTGGAGCGCTGGCTCGACATGCTCGGGCTGGATGCTGCGTACGACATCGTGCTGACGCCCTCTTGCGGTCTCGCCGGTGCCGACTGGCGATGGGCCCGAACGGCGCTGCGAATCCTCACCGAAAGCGCGCGTCATCTGGCGTAG